A window from Salvia miltiorrhiza cultivar Shanhuang (shh) chromosome 2, IMPLAD_Smil_shh, whole genome shotgun sequence encodes these proteins:
- the LOC131008739 gene encoding uncharacterized protein LOC131008739, with translation MADYHFVYKDLEGASTQWDDIQRKLGNLPEKAPVFKPPSFTPAEDEDSKPKNRTWIDGKTEEELEDLEDDLDDDRFLEEYRKKRLVEMREAAKIAKFGSVIPISGSDFVREVSQAPQDVWVVVLLYKDGFPECRVLLQCLEDLAKRYPATKFVKIISTECIPNYPDRNLPTILVYNNSAVKATHVGIHSFGRRCTSESVALVLCQSDPVLNDGHGGEQSRDAVLDGVRKKFLERVVREREDDDGSSSD, from the exons ATGGCGGATTACCATTTTGTGTACAAGGATTTGGAAGGGGCTTCCACGCAATGGGACGATATTCAGAGGAAACTCGGAAATCTACCGGAGAAGGCACCGGTATTCAAGCCGCCGTCTTTCACCCCGGCCGAGGACGAGGATTCCAAGCCCAAGAATAGGACCTGGATCGATGGCAAAACTGAGGAGGAGCTTGAAGATCTCGAAGATGATCTCGACGATGATCGCTTCCTCGAGGAGTACAG GAAGAAAAGGTTGGTTGAGATGAGGGAAGCAGCTAAGATAGCAAAGTTTGGTTCCGTGATTCCAATTTCAGGATCTGATTTTGTCCGTGAAGTTTCACAAGCTCCTCAAGACGTTTGGGTTGTCGTGTTGCTCTACAAAGATGG ATTCCCAGAGTGCAGGGTGCTTTTGCAATGTCTTGAAGATTTGGCGAAAAGATACCCTGCAACAAAGTTCGTCAAAATTATATCAACGGAGTGCATTCCCAACTATCCTGATCGTAATCTTCCCACTATTCTGGTGTACAATAATAGTGCTGTTAAGGCAACTCACGTGGGGATACATAGTTTTGGGCGGAGGTGCACTTCTGAAA GTGTAGCCTTAGTTCTGTGTCAGTCGGATCCCGTGCTCAATGACGGGCATGGTGGAGAGCAATCGAGAGATGCTGTTCTTGACGGGGTGAGGAAGAAGTTTCTGGAGAGGGTTGTTAGAGAGCGCGAAGATGATGATGGATCTTCAAGTGATTGA